In a single window of the Leptospira sanjuanensis genome:
- a CDS encoding THUMP domain-containing class I SAM-dependent RNA methyltransferase: protein MTHFKKPAPKKSLRLKTRKPEGNPKERPRQNSSPSKSEWDFSKPDSFEYHASCPDGLSGLLREEVLEAGLKIVAENRGGVFFQGSSKALKDFILSTGIASGISVSLKFWRVEDPDDLYNQALEFPFERIFGSEHSIRIDSTTKDALKDSRYATYRLKDAIFDRFRSKGKEPPKISREEPDFLLYLRSHSEHAKLSLGLNTRPLQQRGHGRIGGEAPVREILASALVRYSGWDAKSPLYDPFCGSGTVVIEAALKLLYGGYTNYRSLDSSLPFQKLFGEPTRRENEKNSSAAKIFASDLDEKALNLARLNAKNAGVDHLITFFESDATVSENEHKISGGYIVTNPPYGVRLGTKEEAKEIYTAWGKRLKDHFAGNVLAIVCGDTSLLGFLKLKKDKEQSLTIGKLKGKLVAYTLGK from the coding sequence GTGACCCATTTTAAAAAACCCGCACCTAAAAAATCCCTTCGGCTAAAAACTCGAAAGCCGGAGGGAAATCCCAAGGAACGTCCCCGACAAAATTCCTCTCCTTCCAAATCGGAATGGGATTTTTCAAAACCGGATTCTTTCGAATACCACGCTTCTTGTCCGGACGGATTGTCCGGCCTTTTGCGCGAGGAAGTATTGGAAGCCGGTTTAAAGATCGTCGCCGAAAACCGCGGGGGAGTTTTTTTTCAAGGTTCGTCCAAGGCGTTGAAGGATTTCATTCTTTCCACCGGAATCGCATCCGGGATCAGCGTTTCCCTTAAATTCTGGAGAGTGGAAGATCCGGACGATCTCTACAATCAAGCGCTCGAGTTTCCTTTCGAAAGAATTTTCGGCTCGGAACATTCGATCCGAATCGATTCCACCACCAAAGACGCGTTAAAAGATTCACGTTATGCGACATACCGACTGAAGGACGCGATCTTCGACAGGTTCCGTTCCAAAGGAAAAGAACCCCCGAAAATTTCGCGCGAAGAACCGGATTTTCTACTCTATCTTCGTTCCCATTCCGAACACGCAAAACTTTCCCTCGGTTTAAACACGAGACCTCTCCAACAACGAGGTCACGGAAGAATCGGCGGAGAAGCGCCCGTCCGGGAGATTCTCGCGTCGGCGCTCGTTCGTTATTCGGGATGGGACGCCAAATCACCGTTATACGATCCGTTCTGCGGTTCGGGAACCGTCGTGATCGAGGCGGCCCTGAAACTTTTATACGGCGGTTATACGAATTACAGAAGTCTGGATTCTTCCCTTCCGTTTCAAAAACTGTTCGGCGAGCCGACTCGCAGGGAGAATGAGAAGAATTCTTCCGCTGCGAAAATTTTCGCTTCCGACTTGGATGAAAAGGCTTTGAATCTCGCGAGACTGAACGCGAAGAATGCGGGAGTGGATCACCTCATCACTTTTTTTGAATCCGATGCGACCGTCTCCGAAAACGAACATAAGATATCGGGCGGTTATATCGTGACCAATCCTCCGTATGGAGTTCGTCTCGGAACCAAGGAGGAAGCCAAGGAGATTTATACGGCTTGGGGGAAGCGGCTCAAGGACCATTTTGCGGGCAACGTACTCGCGATCGTCTGCGGCGACACTTCGCTCTTGGGTTTTTTAAAACTCAAAAAAGACAAGGAACAATCCCTGACAATCGGGAAGCTCAAAGGAAAATTGGTTGCCTACACTCTGGGCAAATAA
- the bfr gene encoding bacterioferritin: MKGNKEVLEILGEVLAAELTAINQYFIHAKMNKNWGFKKLADFMKHESIDEMKHADEIIDRILYLDGVPDLQRYMKISVGKNIEEILKVDLELEYAAVERFNRGIAIAVKNNDNGTRELFEKILVSEEEHIDWIESQQEIIRQIGVENYLAQQIE, encoded by the coding sequence ATGAAAGGCAACAAAGAAGTGCTTGAGATCCTCGGCGAAGTCCTTGCGGCTGAACTTACGGCAATCAATCAATATTTTATTCATGCGAAGATGAACAAGAATTGGGGTTTCAAAAAACTCGCCGACTTTATGAAACACGAATCCATCGACGAGATGAAACACGCGGACGAAATCATCGATCGCATTCTTTATCTCGACGGCGTTCCCGATCTTCAAAGATACATGAAGATCTCCGTGGGAAAAAACATCGAAGAGATCTTAAAAGTGGATTTAGAACTCGAGTATGCGGCGGTGGAACGGTTCAACCGAGGCATCGCGATCGCGGTAAAAAACAACGATAACGGAACGAGAGAATTGTTCGAAAAAATTCTCGTCTCCGAAGAAGAGCATATCGATTGGATCGAGTCCCAACAGGAAATTATCCGTCAGATCGGCGTTGAAAACTATCTAGCGCAACAAATCGAGTGA